The Fulvivirga ligni genome window below encodes:
- a CDS encoding dihydrofolate reductase family protein gives MEKSSCKVFIATSMDGYIADKNGNIDWLHATPNPDNDDMGYGYFMATIDAIIMGRNTYETVLGFDIDWPYTKPVYVLSTTLTQTPEHLHNKVEMVNTDLKSLIHHLATKGQYQLYIDGGLTIQNFLKEDLLDEITITTIPILLGGGIPLFSTLDNPLNFKCVKSRIMLNRLVQCHYVREHQ, from the coding sequence ATGGAGAAAAGCAGTTGTAAAGTATTTATTGCCACCAGTATGGATGGCTACATTGCAGATAAGAATGGCAATATAGATTGGCTCCATGCTACCCCAAATCCTGATAATGACGATATGGGCTACGGGTATTTTATGGCAACTATAGATGCCATTATTATGGGCCGCAATACCTATGAAACAGTTCTCGGTTTTGACATAGACTGGCCTTATACCAAGCCAGTTTATGTGCTGAGCACTACCTTAACCCAAACTCCGGAACATCTTCATAACAAGGTCGAAATGGTTAATACTGATCTGAAAAGCCTTATCCATCATCTGGCCACCAAAGGCCAATACCAGTTATATATTGACGGAGGACTCACCATCCAGAATTTCCTCAAAGAAGATTTGCTTGACGAAATAACCATTACCACCATTCCAATCCTACTCGGAGGTGGCATTCCGTTATTTTCAACTTTGGATAATCCTCTGAATTTCAAATGCGTAAAATCGAGGATTATGCTCAACCGCCTGGTTCAGTGTCATTATGTTCGAGAGCATCAATAA
- a CDS encoding YdeI/OmpD-associated family protein, whose protein sequence is MEQRNNYSVLDIHPENVKFSESGPIEIKDGKKAIYMDSRESWRQWLKENGEKEKSIWLIFYHKDSNVTCVDRIEATEEALCFGWIDSLCKKRDKNSYYLTFTPRNPKRNNWSDINIDRAERLIREEMMTKRGLALIDLAKEKGKWSTVAEK, encoded by the coding sequence ATGGAGCAAAGGAACAACTACAGTGTATTGGATATTCATCCTGAAAACGTGAAATTTTCTGAATCAGGACCAATTGAAATAAAGGATGGTAAAAAGGCCATATACATGGACAGCCGGGAAAGCTGGAGGCAGTGGCTGAAAGAGAATGGCGAAAAGGAAAAATCAATTTGGCTTATTTTCTATCATAAAGATAGTAATGTCACCTGTGTGGATAGAATAGAAGCTACCGAAGAAGCACTTTGCTTCGGATGGATTGATAGCCTCTGTAAGAAGCGTGATAAGAACAGCTACTATCTCACCTTCACACCTAGAAACCCAAAAAGAAATAATTGGAGCGATATTAATATTGATAGAGCAGAAAGGCTGATAAGAGAAGAAATGATGACCAAACGCGGCCTGGCTCTTATTGATTTAGCTAAAGAAAAAGGCAAATGGTCTACTGTAGCTGAAAAGTAG
- a CDS encoding glycosyltransferase family 39 protein, translating to MNGKSININLSTLALLSLGVFWLIFVSYPSCYWFYIIGEIEDYSQFSTTVNHLFQDTYLNHKIDEYFLSASHFQFVKAYYIPILIAFLILNLLSLALMVRLIKSCGKLSFKAPSLSRKELLTIGSLLLVWLAYKVFLYYHFPLHIDEVFDYVYYSKKDILIRHTYQFTDGIGWANNHVFYTDLSHLLLSLGFPDKLAIRLPSIVAELILLICIFSWLQKKGLVKALFSAILVATSFWAGIYSIQGRSYYLMALFSVVSYILFEEYRTSHKTSQLLLLSFISILAFCTNKLFIIPFTALILYALIQYRSFRKTDFRQILLASSLLAILVGLFYFPVCLVSGWDKIIPRSFTKEPLQPLVLYMETLETMSVITNANAKAYLILLLPFISYLFLRKKYTKETKRLHLFTGLQLFMVIIFSLIMRTYIPFRALIYLNVIFTLLIGFIIYDLSGSHKKLVLTTCIIIMAANTAFNFKYTWLHRINQYIYDKLFYAQIDRELEIVKKHEPQHIFIQRDLHFHLFYTMLEFPDKTEVYDQMPDVEAQDIIISSDSTSTLKILVDSPIEDALILQRE from the coding sequence ATGAATGGTAAGTCCATAAATATCAACCTGAGTACGCTGGCCCTTTTATCGCTAGGCGTATTTTGGCTCATATTTGTGTCATACCCCTCATGCTATTGGTTTTACATAATAGGTGAAATCGAAGATTACTCTCAGTTCAGCACAACTGTAAATCACTTATTTCAAGACACTTATCTCAATCATAAGATTGATGAATACTTTCTTTCAGCTTCACATTTTCAGTTTGTAAAAGCCTATTATATTCCTATTCTCATTGCCTTTCTGATACTCAATTTGCTAAGTCTGGCTCTGATGGTTCGGCTGATCAAATCATGTGGAAAGCTCAGTTTCAAGGCTCCATCTTTAAGTAGAAAAGAGCTGTTGACTATTGGCAGCTTACTCCTTGTTTGGCTGGCCTACAAAGTCTTCCTATATTATCATTTCCCACTGCACATAGATGAAGTATTTGATTATGTATACTACAGCAAGAAAGACATATTGATCAGGCATACTTATCAATTTACAGATGGCATTGGCTGGGCGAACAACCACGTTTTTTATACTGATTTATCTCATCTGCTCCTGTCATTGGGCTTTCCAGATAAGCTGGCCATTAGGCTACCTTCTATCGTAGCAGAACTGATTTTATTGATATGCATATTTAGCTGGCTCCAAAAAAAGGGGTTGGTAAAAGCGTTGTTCAGTGCTATTCTGGTTGCAACATCCTTTTGGGCTGGTATTTACAGTATTCAGGGGAGATCCTATTATCTTATGGCTCTATTTTCGGTGGTTAGCTACATACTATTTGAAGAATACCGCACCTCTCATAAGACATCCCAACTCCTCTTGTTGAGTTTTATTTCTATTCTCGCTTTTTGTACTAACAAGCTGTTTATCATACCGTTCACAGCACTTATTCTGTATGCTCTCATTCAGTATCGAAGTTTCAGAAAAACCGATTTTCGTCAAATTTTGCTGGCCTCTAGCCTATTAGCCATCCTGGTTGGTTTATTCTATTTCCCAGTGTGCCTGGTTAGTGGCTGGGATAAAATCATCCCACGATCATTCACTAAAGAACCGCTTCAGCCCTTGGTGCTTTATATGGAAACGCTTGAGACCATGAGTGTTATCACAAATGCTAATGCAAAAGCATATCTCATTTTACTGCTTCCCTTCATTTCATATCTGTTTCTTAGAAAAAAATATACTAAAGAAACCAAAAGGCTTCATCTCTTCACCGGCTTGCAGTTATTCATGGTCATCATTTTCTCTTTGATTATGAGAACTTACATTCCTTTTAGAGCACTGATCTATCTAAATGTGATATTCACTCTATTGATCGGTTTTATCATTTATGATTTATCTGGAAGCCATAAAAAACTAGTACTAACCACATGCATTATAATCATGGCAGCAAATACAGCCTTTAATTTTAAATACACCTGGCTACATCGCATCAACCAGTACATTTATGACAAACTTTTTTATGCTCAAATAGATAGGGAATTAGAAATAGTTAAGAAGCACGAACCCCAACATATATTTATACAAAGAGACCTTCACTTTCACCTATTCTATACTATGCTTGAGTTCCCGGATAAAACTGAAGTGTATGATCAGATGCCTGATGTAGAAGCTCAGGATATTATAATTAGCTCAGACTCCACTTCTACTCTAAAAATTCTGGTTGATTCCCCCATTGAAGATGCTTTGATTTTACAGAGGGAGTAA
- a CDS encoding SRPBCC family protein: MKTNLLMDFTVDKENSTIIVKREFDAPVDFVWRAWTEAELLDKWWAPKPWQSKTKSMNFEEGGRRLYAMQGPQGEEHWALADYTSISPKNNFQQLDAFCDNDANLNTQMPRSQWSVDFEPANDSTTTVTVHIKHDKFEDIQTIIEMGFKEGFTLALENLDEVIDNQK, from the coding sequence ATGAAGACTAACCTACTTATGGACTTTACTGTTGACAAGGAAAACAGTACCATCATTGTAAAAAGAGAGTTTGATGCACCTGTGGATTTTGTTTGGCGTGCCTGGACTGAAGCTGAGCTTTTAGATAAATGGTGGGCACCTAAACCATGGCAATCTAAAACCAAATCTATGAACTTTGAAGAAGGGGGTAGACGCCTTTACGCTATGCAAGGTCCACAGGGAGAAGAGCATTGGGCCTTAGCCGATTATACGTCAATCTCCCCAAAAAATAATTTCCAGCAGCTGGATGCATTTTGTGACAATGACGCAAATTTAAATACCCAAATGCCCCGATCTCAGTGGTCTGTCGATTTTGAACCAGCCAATGATTCCACCACTACAGTTACAGTGCATATAAAGCATGACAAATTTGAAGACATTCAAACTATCATAGAAATGGGATTCAAAGAAGGCTTCACCTTGGCACTAGAGAATCTGGATGAGGTGATTGATAATCAAAAATAA
- a CDS encoding archaemetzincin, with the protein MKELFHLILLTMTCVLIGCQEKTEERTKIKNSKTIAIKDLGKLKHLQSTLPAPEPGEWLYQQNESGQTFQEYVQLAPHKPDSLHHKIYLQPIGTFDSVDISVLENLRLYLQIFFGQKTILLEIQPSIITPQSSRRNNHGIEQIHTQFLLQEYLPETKPQEAIAYAAITSEDLFPKEGWNYVFGQAGLNTQLSTFSMYRYKTAKMTPVYQRQYLNRLAKTASHEIGHSLGLKHCNKFKCLMNGSLTLTEADHKPSWLCYICLAKIGWNTQMDLQKRYDQLIEYTEQQRFNKANEFYKKSRKVLMKN; encoded by the coding sequence ATGAAGGAACTATTCCATCTTATTCTATTAACTATGACATGCGTTCTCATTGGCTGCCAAGAGAAAACTGAGGAAAGAACTAAAATTAAAAACTCAAAAACCATTGCTATCAAAGACTTGGGTAAGCTTAAACACTTGCAAAGCACGTTACCCGCCCCAGAACCAGGAGAGTGGCTTTACCAGCAAAATGAAAGCGGGCAGACCTTTCAAGAATATGTTCAGTTAGCGCCTCATAAACCAGACTCTTTACATCATAAAATATACCTCCAGCCCATAGGAACCTTTGACAGTGTTGATATTTCCGTTTTGGAAAATCTGAGGCTTTACCTACAAATCTTCTTTGGACAAAAAACTATACTCTTAGAAATCCAACCTTCTATAATTACACCTCAATCGTCAAGAAGAAACAATCATGGAATTGAACAGATACACACACAATTTTTACTGCAAGAATACCTGCCAGAAACCAAACCTCAAGAAGCCATAGCCTATGCTGCCATCACCAGCGAAGACCTTTTCCCTAAAGAAGGATGGAATTACGTATTCGGACAGGCCGGCTTAAACACACAGTTGAGTACTTTCTCCATGTACAGATACAAGACGGCTAAAATGACACCCGTTTATCAGCGACAGTACCTCAATCGCTTAGCAAAAACTGCCAGCCATGAAATTGGACATTCATTAGGTTTGAAGCATTGCAATAAATTCAAATGCCTTATGAACGGCAGCCTTACCTTAACCGAGGCTGACCATAAGCCATCATGGTTGTGCTATATTTGCCTGGCTAAAATCGGTTGGAATACTCAAATGGACTTGCAGAAACGCTATGATCAACTCATTGAATATACCGAGCAGCAACGGTTTAATAAGGCGAATGAATTCTACAAAAAGTCGAGGAAAGTATTGATGAAGAATTGA
- a CDS encoding ArsR/SmtB family transcription factor translates to MKRDIFQAIADPTRRAILVLIASQALTPNALAEKFDTSRQAVSKHIKILNECELLEQNKEGREIYYKLKIEKMKEVDQWLEQFRQIWKSRFEQLDVVLNQLKSNNNED, encoded by the coding sequence ATGAAAAGAGATATATTCCAAGCCATAGCTGATCCTACACGGAGGGCCATTTTAGTTCTTATTGCTTCTCAGGCACTCACGCCAAATGCACTGGCAGAGAAGTTTGACACTAGCAGACAGGCTGTGTCTAAGCACATTAAGATCTTGAATGAATGTGAGTTATTAGAGCAAAATAAGGAAGGAAGGGAAATCTACTACAAGCTGAAGATTGAGAAGATGAAAGAGGTAGATCAATGGCTTGAGCAATTCAGGCAGATATGGAAAAGCCGTTTTGAACAATTGGATGTTGTACTCAATCAATTAAAATCAAATAATAATGAAGACTAA